The Cylindrospermum stagnale PCC 7417 genome segment GGCTATATCTACTAAGTCTTTAAGGCGGGCAATGGTTGTATCTTTATTGTTGTTGCCGCCATTATTGCCATCAGCTTCGATCCATTGCTGTTGGAGTTGTTCGACGTTGCGAAGAATTGTTCTTTGTTCACTAATAGGCACTGTTGGTGCATACGGAGGCTGCAACTGTACAGCAGTATTTGTAAACAGCACCACCAGGCTGACGTTACCCAGTGAAATTATGTCGTTTTGATGCAACTCTTGAGGAACGGTAACAAGACGGTCATTTACTAGTGTCCCATTTTTACTGCCTAGATCCTCAATCAGCCATACACCATCAGCCGTTGTTACCAATCGGGCATGGTTGCGGGAAACTCCCCCAAACGGTAAGTACAAGTCACATTCTGGCAAACGACCGATAGTGAATACATCTTGAGACACTGAAACTGTCGTTTCGGTATTTCCCTGTTGTAGGCGTAGTTTGAGTTCTGTCATGAGTATGTCTATCCTGGATCTGGGAAACTTGCATCTCTGAGGTAAGCGATACGCAGAATGAATCCTTTACCTTTTGTTTATGACACTGTTAATGGCATTCCGACAACCATTATCTATTAAAGATGCGATGCTGGAAACAAAATCAGTGTCTGTGCCAAATATTTCTGAATGCGGAACAGTTATAAAATTTGTTCGTCTTTTTATGCACGAGTCTTCTGGAAAAAGTCGCAGGCAATTACTCCTTTGATCAAGCAACTCGGTATGTGGTAAACGAGCGCGTCTTTAGACCTGAGAGTGTCAAAAAAAGTGTATTCTATTTAACAGTTAACCTCAATCCAGCTAGCTATACCATGATCGGCAGATTACTAGACCAGCGATACCAGGTGGTCGAACTATTAGGCAAAGGCGGATTTGGGCATACTTATATCGCTCAAGATACTCGCCGTCCTGGAAACCCTACTTGCGTTGTCAAACATCTCAAACCCGCTACTAGCGACCCGGATTTTTTGCCAATAGCTAGACGCTTGTTTAATACGGAAGCCGAATCTTTGGAAACTTTGGGCAACCATGACCAGATTCCCCGACTTTTAGCTTACTTTGAGGAAAACGAAGAATTTTATTTGGTGCAGGAGTTTATCGAGGGACAGCCGCTGTCGTCAGAAATGCCACGGGGAGAACGGTGGAGCGAAGAGCAGGTTATTACACTACTACAAGATGTTTTACCAATTCTAGAATTTATTCATAGTCATGGGGTGATTCACCGCGATATCAAACCCGACAATTTAATCCACCGTGCTTCGGACAATAAAATAGTCTTGGTTGATTTTGGTGCTGTCAAGCAAGTCAAGAGCTTCTCACTCGTAACTTCAGAAAATCTGAAAAACGAAACTATTGCTGTTGGTACTCCAGGTTTTATGCCAAGTGAGCAGGGTCAGGGTAGACCGCGTCCTTGTAGTGATATTTATGCATTAGGTATGACTGCTATTCAAGCTCTTACAGGCTTGAGTCCTCAGCAGTTGGGAGAGGATGCTGTGAGTGGGGAGATATCTTGGCAGCATCATGCTCAAATCAGCAACCAATTGGCATCTGTGTTGAATAAGATGGTACGCCATTACTTTAAATACCGCTACCAGTCGGCAACCGAGGCACTAAAGGCAGTCGCTCCCCTCACCAGTACCAACTCACCGGCAGCTGTAGCATCTGCCGTGAATCAGGTGTTAGGTAACTATTTGGCTGATGGCTATGTGTCTGCAACCAAGGTGGTGCAATATCTTCAGGAACTGGCAAAGCCTTGCTATGTGCCGCCAGATGAGGTAACAACTGCTGGGTCTACTACAGAATCAGTAACCGATGTAACTACGATCGCCATCCCCGCTAAAGAGCAGGCACTGTTAGCTACTACTCCTGTTAATCCCTCTCCATTACCCAGCGGTTCCCGGTGGCGCTTGGATTCTATTTTGAAGTCTCCTCAAAAATCGCGAGCGCTCATCGGGGTAGGTGCGGCGATCGCTGTAATTACTTTCGGAATAATTTCTAGTAATCGCTCACAACAACTCGCTCTCAAGTCTACTGAAAATACAGTTAAGCCAGTAACAAGTAATCCGAATCAAGCATCTGAACAAAAACAAAGTTGTCTGATTGTTACTAGCTCATCAAATTTGCGTTCTTCATCTGGACAGAGGAGAACGGGGAAAGTTATTAAAGCAAATACTAAGGTAACAGCTACTGGAAAAACCGAGGGTGGTTGGATAGAAATTAGTTCTCCAGAACCGGGTTGGATTTGGAAGGGCCGGACAAGAAACACCTGTCCTAACAAATAGCAGAAATTTCTAGCCGCAAGCTTAAGCCATTCCACTCGGTGGTAAATCAAGGGGGATTTCTCCGAGAAGCCCTTTGCGAAAATCTGTTACCATCTGCCTAGCTGCGCGTTCGATATCACCTTTGTAACGATGCTCCGCTAATGCCTGCAAGTACTCGTCTCCGGTATACGGTGTAGAATCGAGTTCATAGCGAGACTTTAAGGGGAGCTTGGGCAATAAGTCAGGCTCTGCATATTGGATTTCATTGAGTAAATCTACTAATGCTGCTGCGACTAGCTGATTATCGTAAGATGCCTCGCCGATATCGTCGCAAATGGCTAGTTTCAATGCTGCTGTTTGATTTTCTAATCTAGCAGGGATGACACCAGGAGCATCTAGCAATTGTAACTGATCGGAAATTCGCACCCAGCGTAATTGGCGAGTTACCCCAGGACGAGCTTCACTGGCTACCACGCGCTTTCCTATGAGACGGTTAATTAAGGCTGATTTACCGACATTGGGAAAACCAATGACGACAGCACGGACTGGACGGGGTAACATTCCGCGATCGCGTCTTCTTTGATTGAGTTCTATCCCCGCAGCTTGGGCGGCCTTTGCTACGGCTGTGATGCCTTCACCATGTTGAGCATTGGTAAAATAAACAAATTCTCCCTGTTCGCGAAACCAATCGATCCAGAGCGATCGCACTTTCGGCATAATCATATCTAGCCGATTAAGTACCAATACTCGCTTCTTATCCCCCACCCATTCATTTATTTGGGGATGGTTTGTCGCCAAGGGAATACGGGCATCTCGGACTTCCAACACCACATCTACGCGCTTTAGCTGCTCTTTGAGATTTTTTTCAGCTTTAGCAATGTGACCTGGATACCATTGAATCAGATTTAATTTGTAGTTTTGAGTTATGGCCATTGGAAAAAGGTAATTTTAGTTGTGGGATTGATGTAAAATTAAACGATTGCCGTTAGGATCGTAGGCGTAAATTTCTCTACCGTGGGACGCAGTGGTAATTTCTCCGGGTGGCGGATAACCCAAAAATGCCAGATGTGCGATCGCCAATTCTAAATTACTCACCTCTAAACACAAACTTAGCGGACTGTTGGCACTGATGTTAAATTCCGATTCATGTATTTGTTTTGGTTTAAAAATACCTAATCGCAAACCAGCAAGCTGAAATTCAGCATAGACATTGGGAATCAGGTTGGCTGGGTTCTGTTCTAGTAACTTGGTATAGAAATTCACCAAATTCTCAAAATTAACCGCCGCTATCGTGACGAGTGCATGAGCATATTGCATATCTATTTTTATCATAATCTAATGTAGGACGTCACGAGAGACTATGACAGTCGAGACGCCTGTTCTACGTGGTGCTAATTCTCTCCTCGCCAGTGTAGATATTGAATTTTTCCCCGCGCAGGATTCTCTAGATCTTTTTCCTGGGTGCTTTTATCACCACCGCACAAAAGAATAATAATTGTTAACCCCTTTTGACTAAAGTATATACGATACCCAGAACCGTAATCAATTCTCAGTTCATAAACCCCAGATCCAAGTGATTTATAATCGCCTAAATTAACCTCTTCTACCCTGTCAAGTCTAGCTCTGATTTTAGCTTTTACTTTTCTATCTTGTAGAGAATCAAACCAATTATAGAAAGGACTTATTCCGTTATTTGTGAGATAACGCTTAATCTCCCTTGGTTACACTTCCATGAGTTTCAGCGCAAGTATATACAGCAGATTGCAACTTGGTGAGGTACAGATTATCGTAGTAGACAACATTGTTGTGCCCCTACCTGCGTACCTCATTTACCTGAAAATGCTGTATATATTCTATATTGTATCTGGGTCAATTCCCTTCTGTTGTAACCTCGTTAAAAGTTCCTGTAGCTGTTGTTGACTTTGCTCTAGCTGTTGCTGTTGCTTAACTGCTAATTCTTCTGGTGTAGAATATCTGTCACCACTTTCATCATACCAAAACAACCATTCTCGCGTGATTCCTTGATAAGTTCCGCCTTCTCTGCCAATGCCTAAACCAACTTCTGGCATCCAGACTTCATCCCCAGGTTGTAAAATATATTTGCCTTCAACTAAGCGATAAACTTCTAAACGTTGACGTCTGCGACGTAGCCGTGTTGGCGCATAAATGACATAATACAAAATGCCTAACTGGGCATAATCTAGTTTCTTTTGTTCGTATTCACCGTTATAAGTTTGAGAAACAATTTCTAATGCTAAAACTGGCGGAATTCCTTCTTCTTCCCAAAGGACATAGCTGGAACGTCCATGTTCCCCAACAAATCTTTCTACACCCAAACTCAAAAAACCATCGGGAACAATGGCAGGTTTACTGGGTGTAAAATAAATTCCCATGTTAATACCAAAAAACCAGTCATCACGGGTTTGCCAGATGGTGGCTAAGATGGCTAATAATAAATTGGGAATTAAGATTTGTAGTTCGTTATCCACGGGAGTATCATCAGAATCTGGTAATTCTGCCGATGAAGGTAGGCACTCTAAAGGATTGTATTTGAACATCTTTCTGTTCTCAACCCCCAAAATCTCAGTTTAAAGTCGTTTGTCTATAATTTAACTCTAGCTCAGGTTGCCGGTAAGTCTTTCCAGACGGACTACGGCATTATCTATATTATTACTGCCCATTGCACGGCTTTTTGAGTGGCGTAGTGAGTTTCGTTGACGGTGCCGCGACTGGTAATATAGAAACTGAGGCGATTTGGTGTTGTGGCACTTAGCGATCGCTAATCAATTGTAAAGCTTCATCCCAGCTAACACGGCGAAAACCCTTTTCCCCACGCTGGCGCATCATTGGATAAGGAAGCCTTCCCAAGTCGCGCAATTCGGCACTCTTTTGCTGTTGCAACTGGGAGACATCTGCTAGTCAATCAGGGTTAAAAGCTGGCATAGTATTCATCCGCAATAACCTTAGCCGGACATTGCAGAGATGGATACCGTCTAGCGTCAAATCTTTCATCCCAGTAGATTTTCATCAGGAATAACTCATCATGCTTGAAAGATGAGTTATTCTCAAATCCCCGTTGATAATTATCCAATTGGATATAAATTAAGAGATGGCTTCCTGCAATATAGGATTACTGTACCAACTAAAATTTCCTGCCAAAATCGGTTTAATATTTAATTCCTCTCGCCATTCATCTAAAGGTCGTTCAAATCCTTCCTCCCACTTGATGGGAAATAAAAGTTTTGCTTCCCTTCCCATCTGAATTCCTGCTGAAATTAAATCAAACGAAAACTTGAGTTTTTCTAATCCTTGGTCGTTCTTTCCAGCATTGAGAAAACTCATTAGTAATGCAATTAAGTCAAGAAATAAAAATACTGGCAGACCTATTTGAGCAACTGTAACAGAAATGACTCCTAACTCTCCTTGAGAATCAAGGGCAAAACCTGTCAAAATGTGATGTAAGTCATGGGTTTTACGCCAACGATTCAACACATAATCTACATCCGAATCCATAGGGCGCAGACGATAAAATTTGGGGTCGTAGCCTAAGGCATTTACTACTTTAGCATAAGTCCAACCTAATGATTTTTTTGGCATTTTTAACATCGTTTCTAAATCATAATCAGATCCCATATACTTCTCGGCAATCATTTGCACAGAAGTTGGATCTTCTGCCAGTTTTTTCATCGTAATTTGCATTTGCGGACTATCTCGAAATCGGTCATCTAAATCAAAAACATTATTGGTATCTACACCAGACCCCGCAGCTAAATCGACAAATTCTAGAAACTTTTGAATATTCTCTGTGGTTGCAAGTTGATTGATGTATCTGTAACCCATAAAATTACTCCATTTTTGATGTTAGTCAAATTCCACAGGATTGATAAATTCACAAAAAAACCTTAAACTCACATCTTGCAGCAGGCGACCGGAAGTCGGGCTAAGTGCAAGATGTAAGTAAACCGGATATTACTGGTTATAACTAATAAAAATATGGCACTAAAAAGAATATCTCATCTACCCATCAACAGTTTTTAGTCAGATGTAGACTAATTTTGCATTACTCATTCTTTTGATTTATAGCTTTTGGTAGATGCCATCAGACTATAAAGTATCTACTTTAGGATACTCAAGAATAATTTGCCAGAATATACATTACTTAATCCAAGTATTAGCCAGTTGCAAATAATCAGAATGTTATCTTAGTGAAAGCAAGGTCATTGTCCCAACCTGTGAGGAAAATACTATGACTGCAACACTCTTAGAAGCCAATTACATCGAATCATTGCTAGGGAAAGAAGCCGAAGACCTGCTCACCTACAAAGCAAAAGTTTCACAGGATTTGCTACATCTACCAGGGGCGGATTTTATAGACCGAGTTTGGTTAAATAGCGATCGCCATCCTCAAGTATTGCGAAATCTCCAGCAGCTTTACTCTGCTGGTCGTCTGGCAAATACTGGCTACCTCTCCATCTTACCAGTAGACCAAGGAATTGAACATTCAGCCGGAGCATCTTTTGCACCAAATCCGATTTACTTTGACCCAGAAAATATTATCAAGCTGGCAATAGAAGGCAGTTGCAATGCTGTAGCTACAACCCTGGGCGTATTGGGCAGTGTTTCCCGCAAGTATGCCCACAAAATCCCTTTTATTGCCAAACTCAATCACAACGAACTGCTAACGTATCCTAACCAATATGACCAGATAATGTTTGCTGATGTGGAACAAGCTTGGAATTTGGGTGCGGTGGCGGTAGGTGCGACTATTTATTTTGGTTCAGAACAGTCTACCAGGCAAATTCAATTCGTTAGCCAAGCCTTTAAGCAAGCCCATGAATTCGGATTAGTCACAGTACTCTGGTGTTATCTGCGAAATAGCGCTTTTAAACAAGATCAAGATTATCACGTCGCCGCTGACCTTACCGGACAGGCTAATCATTTGGGTGTAACCATCGAAGCAGACATAATTAAACAAAAGTTACCCGAATGCAACAACGGTTATGGTGCAGTAGCCAAAGCCACAGGTAAAAGTTACGGCAAAACTGATGAGCGGGTTTATACAGAATTAACCACCGATCACCCAATTGATTTAACTCGTTACCAAGTACTCAATTGCTATTGTGGACGTGCAGGACTAATTAATTCTGGAGGCGCAACTGGTAAAAATGATTTTGCCGAAGCTGTTCGCACTGCTGTAATTAACAAACGGGCTGGCGGTACAGGATTAATTTCTGGGCGGAAGACATTCCAGCGTCCCTTTGAAGAAGGAGTGAAGCTGTTTCACGCTATTCAAGATGTTTATTTGTCACCTCTAATCACGATAGCCTGACCTCACATCTAAATCCTTTCTGAAAAGCATATAGCGTTTCCTAGTCCAATGAGGTACAAATTTATCTGCGTTCATCTGCGTCCATTCTCTTCCATCTGCGGTTAATTCTTGCTTGTTGTACCTCACTTGAATGGGAATTGCTATATACAGGAGGCTAATTTAACAATCTCCTGATTAGAAATCAGGAGATTCTTCGTGCTAAGACGCATAAAAACCACCTTACTTTTTATATACAAGTAACCAGCCTAGGGGAAGAAGTAAGCTCTGCGGGAAATTTTGTAACATTCAAGCATTCGTAAAAGAGCACCGAGGAAATTTTCCCAATGTTGGAAATCAAGAGAGTATTTAGTCAATTGCGCCGCAAATTTGCCATAGTCGTACTGGCTAGTGTAATCTGGCTAATTAGCTTACCTGCGCCTTTAGTTCAAGCGGCTGGTTATTATTCGGCAGAAAGCCACCAAGTAGAAATAAATCGCCCTTACTATACGACTAAAGAACGCAAAACAGAACGAACTGAGGCGAATAGACCTTACTACACCACTAAAGAACGGACGAAGGCAAAATTAAATACACCAGCAACAGGCGAGGATTATATCGAAAGTGGCAAGCGAGCGGGTGAAGTGATTCCTAAAGATTTGGGAACTGGAAGTCGGCAAAAAAATCCCATAAATATGTTGAAACGAGCCGGTGAAGAATTAGGTAATAACCCGCTGAAGCGATCTTTTGGCGCCAAGGACTATGAACGTAGTGAGATTGAAAAAGAGTTAGCCCAAAACAAAGCCGCTAGAGGCGATTTGGATTAAGTAATTTAATATTCGCTATTTTGGCATCGGCGTTGCTGAATTTAAGGGATGATCTGCTATCTATATAGTTAGCATTTCTGGTATATTTCATCCTAATTCGGCAACGCTATTTGTATAGTAATGGGCATCGCGCCAATCTCCTCACCGCCAAGATCAGCAAATTTGGTTATGGAATTGTTACTAGGGCAGATGGTCAGATTTATGCTGTGCAGATGTTTAGCAATGAGCTACCGTCTGGGGAATTCTGCCAAATGCAAATCTCGACCGGGATTGTGGGATATCCTTAAATGAGATAGAGATTCGCCGAATAAAGTAGAATGAAGCTGGCAGCAAGAGTAAGTCAGGTAACACCCTCCATAACCTTAGCGATCGCAGCTAAAGCTAAGGCTCTAAAGGCAGAGGGCATAGATGTTTGTAGTTTCAGCGCTGGAGAACCAGATTTTGATACCCCAGCGCATATCAAAGCCGCAGCAGCAAAAGCTTTGGATGAAGGCAAAACCAAGTATGGTGCAGCAGCTGGAGAACCAAAGTTAAGGGAAGCGATCGCCCACAAGCTCAAAACTGATAACGGTCTTGATTACAAGTCAGAAAATGTGATCGTCACTAATGGTGGTAAGCATTCGCTGTACAACTTGATAGTGGCGCTAATTGATCCGGGTGATGAAGTAATTATCCCTGCTCCCTATTGGCTAAGTTATCCGGAAATGGTGACTTTAGTCGGTGGGGTGTCAGTTATTGTCCAGACAGATGCTTCAACGGGTTATAAAATTACACCCGAACAACTGCGTAAAGCCATCACACCCAAAACGAAGCTATTTGTCCTCAACTCCCCATCTAATCCCACAGGGATGGTTTACACGCCAGAGGAAATCAAAGCACTGGCTCAAGTAGTAGTTGATGCAGATATCTTCGTTGTTTCTGACGAGATTTACGAAAAAATTCTCTACGACGGTGCAGAACACATCAGCATTGGTTCCCTAGGGAAGGAAATTTTTAACCGCACCTTGATCAGCAATGGGTTTGCTAAAGCTTACTCGATGACGGGGTGGCGTATTGGCTATTTAGCAGGGCCAGTGGAAATTATCAAAGCTGCAAGTTCCATCCAAGGGCATAGTACCTCTAACGTGTGTACCTTTGCCCAATATGGTGCGATCGCGGCGCTACAAAGTAATCAAGACTGTGTGGAAGAAATGCGTCAAGCTTTCGCTAAACGGCGACAAGTGATGTTAGACAGACTCAACGCCATTCCTGGACTGAGTACTGTAAAACCTGACGGCGCTTTTTACCTGTTCCCAGATATCAGCAAAACCGGGCTTAAATCCCTGGAATTTTGTGACGCCTTGTTGGAAGAACACCAAGTTGCAGTAATTCCGGGAGTTGCTTTCGGTGCTGATCACAATATTCGCCTTTCCTACGCCACCGATATGACAACTATTGAAAAGGGCTTGGATAGGTTAGATAAATTTGTGCGATCGCGCATTTAGTCTCAAATCAGTTATCAGAATATTTGCCACAATTCATCATCTTGGTCTCTTCTACATTAGCTCAAAATTAATTTCAGGCTGAAGTTTCCCACTTCCAGCCTGAATTATCCAGTTTTAATCCTGGACTTCAAAGACTTGCTTATGGCATATTAGTTAAAAATAGCTATTTAATAGCCAAAATAATGCCACAAGTGCAACACATCGTTCTACTAAACTTCAAAGAAGAAGTTACAACTGAGAAAATTATTTATTTGTTCGGACTACTGGCAGAACTTCAGCAATTAATTCCAGGTATCACCTACTTTTCTGGTGGACAAAATTCTAGTCCCGAAGGACTAAACCAAGGCTACACTCACGGATTTGTCATGACTTTTTCTAGTGTTGAGGCTAGAGATGCCTATTTACCCCACTCCGAACACGAAAGAGTTAAGTCTGAAATCTTGAAATGCATCGAAAGTGTCCTCGCCTTTGATATTGACTCGAATTCCTGAGTTCGAGTGTTAGGGCTGGGTAATTCACATCAAACCCATCTCTCGCAATCCCTGGCGTAGTCGTTCCGCCTCTTGGGGGTTGTGCTGTTTGTGAATAGCGATCGCATTTCCAAAGGCTGTTAAACTAGCTTTAACATTGCCCACCTTTAACTGCACTACCCCTAAATTTTGATAAGCCTCGGCATAGTTGGGATTTAAGCGGATAGCTTTTTGGTAAGATGCGATCGCATCTGTAAATAAACCCAAAGCCTTAAATATCATTCCTAAGTTATAATGTCCGGCGATAAAATTAGGGTCAATCTTCAAAGCTGTTTCATAAGCGGCTTTTGCACCGTTAAAATCTCCAGATGTTTTAAATAAATTGCCCAGATTGTTGTATGCGCCCAGTTTCAGCATCGGATAAATCGGCAACTTAATGGCAGCTTGATACTGAGAAATTGCCTCTGGGGACTTTTGCAGATGACTGTAAGCAATGCCCAAATGGTAGTGCAATTCATACAAAATTTCATAGTTCTCTTCAGTAGCAGCGATTCCGCGCATCAGTAAATCCATACCTTGGGCGATTTTCCCAGTTTCTACATACAATGCCCCTAACTTACTGCACACATAGGGGTCATGAGGATGGGTTGCGAGGAACTCTTCCATTGTGGCTTGAGCTTTAGCAAATTTGTTGAATTGTGCGATCGCCCTTTTTTGATATCCTGAATGGAGAATTGCCACCCCTGGTAAATAGCCTACCTCCCAATGAGGTTCTTGCCTTAAAATTACCGCCACACTGTCATCCACCGAAGCATGATAAGGACGTTCAAAGCGAATATCTGGGTGATGGCGAAATAGCCGAGAAACCATAGAATAAGGTGATTGTTCCGCCCCAACTTCTTGACGAACCAGATTAATCAGCAGATATTCGTCCCTACTGACTGCTTCTTGCAGCGCCGGCACAATTTCCGGTTTCAGCGTTTCATCGGCATCCAAGACCAAAATCCAGTCACCTGTGACGTATTTTAGGGCTTCATTTCGGGCAGCACTGAAGTCATTACACCATTGAAAGTGATAAACCCTTGCCCCGTAGGCTTTTGCGACTTCTGGAGTGCGATCGCTTGAACCTGTATCTAGAACCACAATTTCATCTACAATATCCTTAACACTGCTCAAGCATTTAGGCAGTGCAGCTTCTTCATTTTTCACAATCATGCACAGACTTAGACTCATATAGCAGTTAAATAGTGATTACAATTAATTAATAAGAAAACATAAATATAATTGTAGGCTGCATCAAAGGCATTTGTCTAAATAATTCATCAGGAATCAGATAATTTAGTCCGCGCAGGCGGACTTTGTTTGTGTAGCCGCGACTTCCAGTCGCCAGGGCTAATACTTTATCAAATATACTTTATATCAATAAATATCAAAATTGTGTCACGATGAACATTAAATTAGCAAAAATTACTACCAGGGAATAGGGTGAATCTCATGTTTGGTAGGAATATAGACAGACACTACCAAATTATCAAACAGATAGGACAAGGGGGTTTTGGCACAACCTTTTTAGCCAAAGACACCAAACGACCTAGAAATCATCATTGTGTCGTCAAACAGTTAACACCAGCAAGTAAAGACCCAGCCACCCTAAGAGGATGTTTGAAAAGTTTTTGGTGATGTATTAAGCACTAGCAGATCCCCCTAAATCCCCCTTAAAAAGGGGGACTTTAAGAAGTTTTACCCCCCTTTTTAAGGGGGGCAAGGGGGGATCTAGATCAATTTTGATACTTTTCAAACAACCTCTAAGCAAACTCAAGTAATTTTTTGACCAAGAAGCAGAAAATTGTCGGTTGGGTAGAACGAGTTGAAACCCAACAAAGTCTTGGAAAAGTTAGATTTACATCCCCAAGCCAACCTACCAGCATCTTCGCTAGATTCAAAAGTTAACCAAACCGTATTGGCTGTAGTCCAATTTTTTATAAAATCCAAAAACAATGATTAAATTATTGGTAATTAATTAAGCTTAACTGCTGCT includes the following:
- a CDS encoding serine/threonine-protein kinase, which translates into the protein MIGRLLDQRYQVVELLGKGGFGHTYIAQDTRRPGNPTCVVKHLKPATSDPDFLPIARRLFNTEAESLETLGNHDQIPRLLAYFEENEEFYLVQEFIEGQPLSSEMPRGERWSEEQVITLLQDVLPILEFIHSHGVIHRDIKPDNLIHRASDNKIVLVDFGAVKQVKSFSLVTSENLKNETIAVGTPGFMPSEQGQGRPRPCSDIYALGMTAIQALTGLSPQQLGEDAVSGEISWQHHAQISNQLASVLNKMVRHYFKYRYQSATEALKAVAPLTSTNSPAAVASAVNQVLGNYLADGYVSATKVVQYLQELAKPCYVPPDEVTTAGSTTESVTDVTTIAIPAKEQALLATTPVNPSPLPSGSRWRLDSILKSPQKSRALIGVGAAIAVITFGIISSNRSQQLALKSTENTVKPVTSNPNQASEQKQSCLIVTSSSNLRSSSGQRRTGKVIKANTKVTATGKTEGGWIEISSPEPGWIWKGRTRNTCPNK
- the ylqF gene encoding ribosome biogenesis GTPase YlqF — translated: MAITQNYKLNLIQWYPGHIAKAEKNLKEQLKRVDVVLEVRDARIPLATNHPQINEWVGDKKRVLVLNRLDMIMPKVRSLWIDWFREQGEFVYFTNAQHGEGITAVAKAAQAAGIELNQRRRDRGMLPRPVRAVVIGFPNVGKSALINRLIGKRVVASEARPGVTRQLRWVRISDQLQLLDAPGVIPARLENQTAALKLAICDDIGEASYDNQLVAAALVDLLNEIQYAEPDLLPKLPLKSRYELDSTPYTGDEYLQALAEHRYKGDIERAARQMVTDFRKGLLGEIPLDLPPSGMA
- a CDS encoding glyoxalase/bleomycin resistance/dioxygenase family protein; the protein is MQYAHALVTIAAVNFENLVNFYTKLLEQNPANLIPNVYAEFQLAGLRLGIFKPKQIHESEFNISANSPLSLCLEVSNLELAIAHLAFLGYPPPGEITTASHGREIYAYDPNGNRLILHQSHN
- a CDS encoding type II toxin-antitoxin system RelE/ParE family toxin — translated: MKRYLTNNGISPFYNWFDSLQDRKVKAKIRARLDRVEEVNLGDYKSLGSGVYELRIDYGSGYRIYFSQKGLTIIILLCGGDKSTQEKDLENPARGKIQYLHWRGEN
- a CDS encoding Uma2 family endonuclease, which encodes MFKYNPLECLPSSAELPDSDDTPVDNELQILIPNLLLAILATIWQTRDDWFFGINMGIYFTPSKPAIVPDGFLSLGVERFVGEHGRSSYVLWEEEGIPPVLALEIVSQTYNGEYEQKKLDYAQLGILYYVIYAPTRLRRRRQRLEVYRLVEGKYILQPGDEVWMPEVGLGIGREGGTYQGITREWLFWYDESGDRYSTPEELAVKQQQQLEQSQQQLQELLTRLQQKGIDPDTI
- a CDS encoding Coq4 family protein, translating into MGYRYINQLATTENIQKFLEFVDLAAGSGVDTNNVFDLDDRFRDSPQMQITMKKLAEDPTSVQMIAEKYMGSDYDLETMLKMPKKSLGWTYAKVVNALGYDPKFYRLRPMDSDVDYVLNRWRKTHDLHHILTGFALDSQGELGVISVTVAQIGLPVFLFLDLIALLMSFLNAGKNDQGLEKLKFSFDLISAGIQMGREAKLLFPIKWEEGFERPLDEWREELNIKPILAGNFSWYSNPILQEAIS
- a CDS encoding class I fructose-bisphosphate aldolase — its product is MTATLLEANYIESLLGKEAEDLLTYKAKVSQDLLHLPGADFIDRVWLNSDRHPQVLRNLQQLYSAGRLANTGYLSILPVDQGIEHSAGASFAPNPIYFDPENIIKLAIEGSCNAVATTLGVLGSVSRKYAHKIPFIAKLNHNELLTYPNQYDQIMFADVEQAWNLGAVAVGATIYFGSEQSTRQIQFVSQAFKQAHEFGLVTVLWCYLRNSAFKQDQDYHVAADLTGQANHLGVTIEADIIKQKLPECNNGYGAVAKATGKSYGKTDERVYTELTTDHPIDLTRYQVLNCYCGRAGLINSGGATGKNDFAEAVRTAVINKRAGGTGLISGRKTFQRPFEEGVKLFHAIQDVYLSPLITIA
- a CDS encoding CAP domain-containing protein; protein product: MYSNGHRANLLTAKISKFGYGIVTRADGQIYAVQMFSNELPSGEFCQMQISTGIVGYP
- a CDS encoding pyridoxal phosphate-dependent aminotransferase, which gives rise to MKLAARVSQVTPSITLAIAAKAKALKAEGIDVCSFSAGEPDFDTPAHIKAAAAKALDEGKTKYGAAAGEPKLREAIAHKLKTDNGLDYKSENVIVTNGGKHSLYNLIVALIDPGDEVIIPAPYWLSYPEMVTLVGGVSVIVQTDASTGYKITPEQLRKAITPKTKLFVLNSPSNPTGMVYTPEEIKALAQVVVDADIFVVSDEIYEKILYDGAEHISIGSLGKEIFNRTLISNGFAKAYSMTGWRIGYLAGPVEIIKAASSIQGHSTSNVCTFAQYGAIAALQSNQDCVEEMRQAFAKRRQVMLDRLNAIPGLSTVKPDGAFYLFPDISKTGLKSLEFCDALLEEHQVAVIPGVAFGADHNIRLSYATDMTTIEKGLDRLDKFVRSRI
- a CDS encoding Dabb family protein — translated: MPQVQHIVLLNFKEEVTTEKIIYLFGLLAELQQLIPGITYFSGGQNSSPEGLNQGYTHGFVMTFSSVEARDAYLPHSEHERVKSEILKCIESVLAFDIDSNS
- a CDS encoding TPR domain-containing glycosyltransferase; this encodes MSLSLCMIVKNEEAALPKCLSSVKDIVDEIVVLDTGSSDRTPEVAKAYGARVYHFQWCNDFSAARNEALKYVTGDWILVLDADETLKPEIVPALQEAVSRDEYLLINLVRQEVGAEQSPYSMVSRLFRHHPDIRFERPYHASVDDSVAVILRQEPHWEVGYLPGVAILHSGYQKRAIAQFNKFAKAQATMEEFLATHPHDPYVCSKLGALYVETGKIAQGMDLLMRGIAATEENYEILYELHYHLGIAYSHLQKSPEAISQYQAAIKLPIYPMLKLGAYNNLGNLFKTSGDFNGAKAAYETALKIDPNFIAGHYNLGMIFKALGLFTDAIASYQKAIRLNPNYAEAYQNLGVVQLKVGNVKASLTAFGNAIAIHKQHNPQEAERLRQGLREMGLM